Part of the Candidatus Binatia bacterium genome, TTCCACTACTTGTGGAGGTGATACTGGAGTCGATTGCCCCCGGGACCTCGAATGTAGTGCGTTTGGAAAGCAAGCGCGAAACCCGAACAAGTTCGAAAATGAATTGCTATGTTCGCTAACTAACGTAACCCTTGGCGTTCGATGCGTAAACAATGGCGGTGGTAGCGAGACCGCATCCTTCAAATCAGCTCACCTTACCAGCGGAATAATTAGCGAGACCGATTTTATCACAAATGTTGACGCTAAGGGAAAGTGGACGGCGGCGGTAACTATTTTTGGGGCGGATTTATACGAGTTGGCGGCTACCCTTACGGATGCTAACGGTGACCCGGTTTTTACCGACGCGTTGTGTCCAAATGAGCAAAACTGGACAATTAACTTTAGTACCGCTACGATTCTTCAGGCGGACGTGACTGAACAAACATTCCTCGACGGCGTTCCGCAGAACACGCTCAACTTGGGGACTTGTGTCCTCACCGATTTTATTTCGGGCACTTATTCTTGTCAGTAAACCCGCTTGTGGGGGGAAAGGTATTGAGACTTTTCCCCCCACCCCTCTTCTTGCCGTTTCTCGGGCAACGGGAATTTCCCCGTCGCCCGGAAGGCGCGCAAACGTGATGCGATGAGCTGACCGACCAAGGTCGGCCACCAAAGCTTCAGGAACGAAGGGTGAAACGGTCAACAGAAATTCCGTACCAGGGCTTTGTGTCTCGGATCGGAAAAGGCGTCGATGACAGGAAAAGAGGGGGGGATTAGTCATGAAAACAATTACCGGAAGAATACTCGGGCCGATTCTAGCGGTTTGGATGTTGTTGATTGCTGGAGCACCCGCGTGGGCGGCGCCGTCCATTTCGTTGAATAACTTATCGATCTCGCAGTCCAGCCCGTTCAACAGCATCCGGGCGGTCTGCTCGCCGGAGACCGACATAACGGTGTCCGTCGATATCGTACCGACCTACGACGCGGCCGGCACCTGCCTGAACCTTGGCGGCGGTACCAAAAGAACGGCTACCGGAGGTGGGGCGCTCTCTGCGCTGACCGCGAGTGATGGCACCAACTCGTGCACGCTAATACTTGCAAGCGGCGACACTTACACGTGCAGCCTTCCGGTAAGCCCGGAGGGAGGGCCTTACACGGTCACTGTGAATGCGACCGCAACGGACGGGAATACCGCTACCTCTTGCACTGGAGCGTCGCAATCTCCCGCGAAGACGTCCAATACGTCGACCAAATACGTCACCGACAAGGAAGCGCCGACCGCGAGGGTGGCGTCGTACAGCCCCAACCCCGGTCCAAATCCAATTCCGCAGATCACCGCTGGCAGTTCAATCGCGTTAAACGTCAAACTCAAGGACGGTTCGTCGGGGACTCCGTACTCATTTGACCTGGAAGCCTATAACGCCACCGACACCATCGGCCCGGCCACGTTGAGCGGTTTTTCTTTCGGAGGGCCGAATGGACCGAACGACGACGGAAAAGATCCGAACGAGAACTCCAGGGACCTCGCCCTGCAAACCGCTTGCACGACCCCGCCGGGAATCTATACCATGAAATTGGAGACCAACACGGAGGATCTCTGCGGCAATCCCTTTGCAACAATCGTGATGGACCCCGCGGGAACTAGTGGCCCTGGCGGCAACAATAATCCGTCGGGCACTTTCGAAGTTCTTTCACCGGTTGAGCTAAGTACCGTTACACATATCATTGGACCGCTGCCGCCAAATGGAGATTACGGTTTCGAGCAGTGCTTTACCACCAAAGGCAACCCCAAGAAAATCATCGTCAATCCCGGCAGCGCTCACATCGCAGCCGTGGTCAACGCAACGGTGCCCGACACTTGTGAGACGGCCGTCATCACCAATCCGACCGTCAAGCTGATCCTTCCTACTGACTTCAGTTTTTATTTGACGGGAGGCTCGCCGGCCGCGCATGTTTTCGTCGGCGAAGCTGCTGCCTTCGACTTCCACGATCCGGAAGCTGATGGGCTCGTTGAGGTAACCGATGCGGCGCTGATCAGCGGGCAGTTCACGCAAACGATCACCGTCGATCTGTCGAACGTCGATGTCGGTTTTGGACCGGGGCAGATTCCGACGAGCGATACGATCTACGTTCGCGCACACACCCGCTATACCGGCTCTGATCCAACACCCCACGGACAGTTTGTATTTCTTACCGAGGCCGGCGTCGGCGGCGTCATGACCGCTTCAGATACGGAAAACCTTCATGCGAACCCTGGTGGCGGTTGCTCTCCTGATGGCCTGCTGTTATAGCCAGCAGGTGTAGATTAGTTACGCTCTTTGAACGGCAGGGCGGATTATCCGCTCTGCCGTTCTTGCTTACGGACTCGAATCCGATATGTAGGCGTCGGTGCCTAAAAGACAATAGACGAGTAAGAGAGGGTTACCTCCCATGAAGGTTCTACGGACCGTACTGTTCCTAGCAGGAGTCGGGTTCCCCTTCACGGCCCATGCGCTCGACGAACCGCTTGCCGTAATCGACGGCGTGGCGATCAGCTCAGAAGAGGTCGAAAAAGGGCTCGCGGGACAATTGAGCAAGCTCGAAGAGCAAATCTACAATCTGAAGCGCCAGAAACTCGACGCGCTGATCAATGAGAAGCTTTTGGAAAAGGAAGCGGCGAAACGCAAGCTTACGGTGCCGGCGCTGCTTGATGCAGAGGTGACTTCAAAAGTCGGCCTGGTCACCGAGCAGGAGATCGAAAACTTTTATCAGGAGAATAAAGCGCAGGTCAAAGGAGAGCAGGCAGAGGTCCGAGAGAAGATCCGAACTTACCTGCAAAACCAAAAGCTCACGGCCAAGCGCGAAGAATTTCTCAGGTCGCTGCGCGGGCAAGCGAAGGTGGTGGTAAATCTCAAGGCGCCGCCGGTCCAGCGCCTCGAAATTTCCGCCCAAGGAGCGCCTTTCAAGGGTGGCGAAAAGGCGCCGGTGACTATCGTCGAGTTCACAGATTTTCATTGCCCGTTTTGCAAACGGGCCCTCGCCACCCTTGCCGAGATCGAGTCCAAGTATAGTGATAAGGTAAAAATAGTCTTTCGCGATTTTCCGATCGATCAACTCCATCCGCGGGCGCGAAGCGGTCATGAGGCGGCCCGCTGTGCCGACGAACAGGGCAAGTTCTGGGCCTATCACGACAAGCTCTTTGACAACGCGCCCAAGACCAGCCTGGAAGATCTCAAGGGCTACGCCAAGCAAGTCGAGATGGATGTGCCGGCGTTTGAAAAATGCGTCGCCAGCGGCAAGTACAAAGCTGCCGTGCAGAACGATATCGACGAAGGAGCCCGCCTCGGCGTGACCGGCACGCCCGCTTTTTTCATCAATGGCCGCTTGGTCTCCGGGGCGCAGCCGTTTGAGAGCTTCGCCCGCGTCATCGACGACGAGCTGGCGCGCGGGCCGGCCCGATGACTGCCATCGGCCATCGATTCTCAACGAGCCAAGCGGCTACTGTCTGGAAACGGTAGCGTGGGATTTATCGGCTGAGCGTGACTCCGATCCGCGCACAATGCTTTCTTACCGGGCACCGGCTGCAGAGCGGCGAGATGGGGCGGCAGAGGTGTTGGCCGAAGGTGACGAGCAGGTCGTTGTATTCGAGCCAGTATTGCTTCGGCAGCTTGGCCCTCAAGGCGAATTCCGTCTCTTTGGGATTTTTTGTTCGGACGTAACCCCAGCGATTGGAGATGCGGTGCACGTGGGTGTCGACGCAGATGCCGGGCTTGCGATAGCCGAGCGTGACGACCAGGTTGGCGGTCTTGCGCCCGACCCCTTTTAGCTTCAGCAGCTCGTCGATCTCATCCGGCACTCTGCCGGAATATTCTTTGATCAGCGTGCGGCAGATATCGCGAATGACCTTGGCCTTGGTGTGATAAAATCCCACGGGAAAAATCGCTTTTTCGATTTTCTGAACCGACAGGCGGGACATCGTCTCCGGCGTGTCCGCCAAGGCGAAGAGCCGCCGGCTCGCCTGCGCAGTGGTGGTGTCCTGCGTGCGCAGGCTCAAAATGCAGGAGATCAAGACCTGGAACGGGCTTTCAGAATTTTCCGCTACCAGCGTGACGATCGGGGTTTGCCACTTCGGCACTTCTCGCCTGAGGATGCGGATCGCGCTGTGAATTTCCCGGTCGTTCATCGGATTTTAGGTCAATGTTTTTTACTCACCGCAGAGACGCAAGAGATCGCATGGTTCGACCCTTCGGCTTCGCTCAGGGCAGGCTCCCTCGACCGCGCCTTTAGTCCCGAGCTTGTCGAGGGATCACCACGAGCGGAATTCCTTCATAGCCGCGCATCCTGAGCTTAGTCGAAGGGCGCGTTCTCCGTGCGTCTCTGGTGAATGGATTTCAGTTTAGATTGACGGGAACATAGCAAATTTCAGCGGAAGGGAACAGAAGGAGAGTTATACAGCTTGTGCTAAGCCGAGCGACTCCACCTGACCGGCCTCTACGACAGGAAGCTCGACCGTGAACGTCGAGCCCACGCCGATCGTACTGGTGACGTAAAGAGCGCCGCCGTGGCCCTCGACGAAAGCCTTCACCAGCGCCAATCCCAACCCTGTTCCCTTGGCGTGCGCCTTGGAGGCGTTGGCGGCCTGGTAAAATTTGGTGAACAGCTTCGGCAGCTCCTCCGTATCGATGCCGATGCCGGAGTCTTTCACGGCCACGTAAATCTTCCGGTCGAAACAGAAGACGGCCACTGCGACCGATCCGCCCTGCTCGGTGTATTTGATCGCGTTGCTCAAGAGATTGCCGAAGACCTGCGAAAGTTTCTCGCCGTCGGCGAACGTCTGTGGGGCCGGCTCGGACATGAGTTTTATTGCGATATCCTTGCGGGAGGCGAGGGCGCGGGCGTCCTCGATCGCTCGGGCGACGAGCGCGACCAGATCAGTCGGCGCGCGTCGGTATTCCATCATTCCGGCCTCGACCTTGGCCAGATCTAAAAATTGATCGGTGAAGCTCATGAGCTTCTCGGCGTTCCCTCCGATCAGGTCAAGCATCTCGAGCTGCTTGCCGTTGATGCCTCCCACTTCCTGCTCGGCCAGAAGATTGCGGGCAAAGAAGATGATCTGCAGAGGGTTGCGCAGCTCGTGGACGATCTGGTGCATCAAGTCGGCCTTCGCTTCGTTGACTCTTTTCAGCTTCGCGCTCATGTCGTTGATAGACTCGGCGAGCAGCGCGGTTTCGTCGTGCGAGTGGACGCGGATCGGGTCGAAATGGCCCTGCCCGATCTGCAGGGTCGCCCGGACCAGAGTGCCGATGGGGCGCGTAATCGTGCGCGCGATCATCCACGCGGCCGCCGACGCCGCCAGGATCGTCAGCAGAGTCAGCGCTGCCGCAACCAGCTGGGCGCGCTGTGTGGATTGCACGAACGTCGCCATTGAACTATCGATCGAGATTTGACTGTTCCGGATGAGACCCGCCAACCAGCGGTCGATGGAGTCGACCCGTTCGCTGCGCGCGGCGTTCTCGATGATGCCCGCCGAACCGGCGCCGGCCGTCGCCGGCTTCCCCGGTTCCGGGATAGATCGGGAGAGCCAATGATGTTTCTCGGCCACTTGATGCAGCGCGTTTCCACGCTCCGCTTCGGTTCGTATCAGGGTGCCCAGCAATTGCTGGAATTCCCGGCTCGCCTCCTGGAAGAGATCGTAGTAGACCGGGTCGCGGGTAATGACGTATTTTCGCGCGTGGCTTTCCTCGTCGTCCAACAGAGCGCGCATGCGCTTGGCGATATCGACCGTTTTCACCTCCATGTTGAGGGTTGATTGAGCCTCGTTCGAAAGAGCCTGGACCTCAAAGAGCATGTAGAGGTGGCCCGCGATCATGATGCAGATCACGGCCGCAAAGCCGATGACCATCTTGCCGTGGATTGTCAGTTTTACACGCCGCGCCATAGAAGGCAGGTTCGGGTGATCACCTGAAAATAGAGTGATACATTGATATTTTTAAAGCAAGCGATGTGCCACCAGAAATTACCGTAAAAAGATAAGAAATAATGCTCGCCTTTACAAAATAGTTCGTATGGAAAAAATCCGGGTGACCAAAAAAAGCTAGAAGATAATCCACACCGGTGACAAATATTGTTGCCGTCGAGCGATCGATATGGATTTTTCGAGCCGTGTTTTATAAAGTTGAGGAGAGGCTTTCTGATCCGTAAGAACCTTATGTCGGTAAATAAAATCATCGCGGCGCTTAACTCGCGCGCGCCGCAAACGCTTGGGGTCGCCGGGTTCAAGCTCGCCGCGGTTCTTGTTCCGATTCAGCAAAAACCGGACGGCGATCATCTGGTGCTGACGCAGAGAGCGGAGCTGCTCAACTCCCATGGAGGACAGATAGCGTTTCCCGGAGGTAGGATCGATCCGTGCGATTCGGGTCCCTTGGCGGCGGCGCTGCGCGAGAGCGAGGAAGAGATCGGACTGAAACCTGTCGATGTGCGCGTGTTGGGAGAGCTGGACCAGGTTACCGCGGCTTCGGATTACCTGATTACTCCTTTCGTGGGCGTCGTTCCCCACCCTTATGACTTCCGCTTGAACGAGGCCGAAGCCAGAGCGGTCTTTTCGGTTCCGATCTCCGCTCTTTTGCAAACCGGCTGCTTTAAGGTTGAGCCGCGCTTGTCCCCGCCGGACCGGCCCTATCCGATTTACCACTTTTACTGCCAGGGATGGGACATCTGGGGAGCGACTGCACGGATTATCCTACAGCTACTGGAACTTGCCTACGGATTCAAAGAAGGCGATAGGCTGTAGGCGGTAGGGAATAGCGGTTGCCGTTGAATGCTGGTGAAGCCAGCCGGTCGGCGATATCACTAACGTATTGCGGGTCGGAAAGTGGGTGCGGCTTACGTATCAAGGATGGACAATGGGACAAACAGTTCATAACCCATATTCTTTCCACCGACGCTTGAGCGTCTCCGCCATCTTCGGCGAGATCGACGTCCCCAGCGGCGGGTAGCGCACGCCGCCGTACTGCTCCTGCGGTTCCAGCTCCCAGTTGATCGTGGCGTCGATCAGGACGCGCGTCCATTTGCCGTGGCCGTATTTCACCGCGTCGCGTTCTTCGATCGGCACGCTCGGATCGAGCATCGACCCCGATGTGCCGGGAAAAAACGAGATGTCCCCCATACCCGCGTTCACGCGGAAGGCCAGCGCCCACTCGATCGCCTCCCAATCGAAGATGTCGATGTCCTCGTCGACGACGATCAAATGCTTCGCGGTGTAGTTGGAAATGTGCGAGCCCCAGAGCGCGCTCGCTACCTGCTGCGCGTGGCCGCGGTGGGTTTTGCGGATCTGGACGCGCATCACCTCCGGCCATTTGCCTCTCCAGACGCCCGTCACGTTGGCCACGCCGGCCTGATCCAGATAGTGCCAAGCGATCGCCGAGTAAGCGGCCGGCGTCCAGGTCGTTCCCTCGTTGGTCCGGCCGGGGCTCGATCCGGTGAGGCAGCCGGTGAAGATCGGGTCGTCGCGGTGGGTGATGCACTCGACGCGAATCGTGTGCTTCGGCGATTTTTTTCCGCCGTAATAGCCGGGATACTCGCTGAACGGTCCTTCCGGCTCGAAACTTTTCGGATCGGGGGAGACGCGCCCCTCAATTACAATTTCTGCATTGGCTGGCACGAATAATTGGCTGGTCTCGCATTTGACCAGCTCAACGGGCGCGCCGCTCAAAGAGCCGGCCATTTCATACTCCGTATGGCTCACCGGCGTCGAGGCGGCGATGAAAAGCGTCGGCTCCTGGCCCAACGCCACGGCGACCGGCATCTCTTCGCCGCGCTTTTTATACTTCGTGAAATGCTCGCCCCATCCCTGAGTCGTCGCGAGCAGCGCGCTGATGGTTTTTTTCGTCGCGATCATGCCGCGATACGTGCCGGCGTTGTGCCGGCCGGTGTCCGGATCCATCGTGACCACGCTCGCCGAGGTCATGATGTAGCGGCCGCCGTCGAGCGGATTCCACTTCGGCACCGGAAACTGGTAGAGATCGATCGCGTCGCCTGTGACGATATTTTCTTTCACCGGCCCGGTCGCGACTTTGACTGGCGTTACCGGACGGGAAAATCTTTCTTTTAAGATCGGAACGATCTCCCGGTAACTGGTTTCTTCGGCGACGCCGATCAAGCGGCAGAGCCGCTCTCGCGTGCCGGTTCCGTTGGTAAAGAGCCGCCGGCAAAGCGTGCTCCGATGGTCCTTGATGTTCTCGAAAAAGAGTGCGGGACCGTATCGGCTGGAGACCTCTCGCGTGATCGCGCCGATCTCTTCGTCCCAATCGACTTGGGCCTTGACGCGCGCAAGCTCGCCCCTTTCTTCAAGGCTCCCGATCCAGGCGCGTAAATCCATGTAGCCCATCCGTTATTCTTAGGTCCTTGTAGGGGCAGGCCTCCGTGCCTGCCCGATTATCGGGCGACCACAGGGGATCGCCCCTACAAATATTTTCACTCCAGAAGCTTCTTCGCGATCTCGGCGCCCGGCTCGCGCACCTTGTAGATCCTATCCTCCGATTGGTTTTCCATCCGGTAATACTGCTCCAGCGTCAGGCCGTCTTTCGCGGCAAGGATGCCGAACTCTTTCATCCATTTCGTCTCGACGTCGAGCCGGCGCGTCGCCTCGCCCATCGCCCGGGTAAAAATCTCCTGCCCTTCTTTGCTGAGAAGCCAGTTGGCGAAAACCTTGGTCGCGTTGGGGTGAGGGCCGTTTTTGAGAACCACCAGGCTGCCGTATCCCGCGGTCGCGTAGAGGCCCTCCTTGGGAATGGGCAAGGTCCTGATGGGGAGGCCGGCCTTGATGAACGGAGCGAACTCCGTGTAGCCGATGCCGAGCGTGTGGCTCGTGCGCCCCTTCACCAGGCTTTCGGCCAAGAGTCTCAAGTCGCGGCCGAGGAATAATTTCTGCGCGGCGAGTTTTTTTAAGTACTCTTCGCCTTTGACCTGGAGCAAGAACGACCAGATCGACGCGCCGGAGCCTGGAATGCGCGGGTCGCTGAAGCCGATTTTCCCTTGCCACTTCGGGTCGAGGTAGTCGTCGAAGGAGCGGATCTCCTCGGCTTTGACGAGGTCCGAGTTATAGCTCAAGGTCTGGCTCTGATAGGCGGCAAACGAATAGATCCAGCGCTTGGCGTTGTCGATCCAGATGTGCCCGCCCCACCACTGCTTCGGGTCTTTGACTTCCGGCAGGATGAAATAAGGTTCGATCGGCTCGAGGATATTTTCCGGCAAAAGCCCGCGCACCGTGGACTCGGTGCCGCCGAAGTGGAGATCGAAGTAACGAATGCCCGCCCTGGCCTCGCTGACGATCCGTGTAATGACTGCGGCCCCTCTGCCGGGGACGCTTTCCAGCGTGATGCCGTAGCGCTTGGTAAAGGCTTCTTCCAATCCTTTTCTCAGCTCGGCGCTCGGCGGTATCGAGGCAACGACCCGCCCCTCTTTCTTGGCCGCCTCAAGAACTTTTTCCCACTCGGCACCGGGCTTGTTTATCTGCGCCGACGCGGTCGCGACGAGGAGAAAAAGACCTGCGACGATGGAAACACAAAACGGGTTTGCTCTCATGCTCGCTCCTTCCGGTCGAGTCACTTTTTTATCGCGTGGCCGTATTTCGCCAAAACCTTTTCCTTGAGCTCTTTGCTCGCGCCGGAGACCGGCGGAAAATCTTTCATCCACTCGAACGGGCGGCAGGCGTCGATGATGGCGCGCGAGCTGAAGCCCTTCTCCGCGCGCGGGATGATCGGGTCGAGCGGTCCGCTCCAGCAGCGGCGCACGATGTCGATCGATTTTTCCGGATCGACGCGCGTGCAGATCGCCCAGAGAACGTCGTTGATGTCGGAGACGTCGATGTCGTCGTCGACGACGACGGTATAGCGGCTCAAGTACGCGCCGGTCTGGCACTGGCCGGCGATGATCGCCGCCTGCTTGGCGTGGCCGGGATAGCGCTGCTTGATCGCAATCGCCGTGAAAAAGCGGTTCTGGTGGCAGGCGACGCCGCGCACGTCCGGCACGCCCGCCTTGTCGAGAGAATCCCAGATGAACGCCGCGCGGAGCAGCGCGGGGCAACTGTCGGCGCCGGCCTGCGGGCGAAACGGCGGCGCGCCGGTGATAATCGGATTATCGCGGTGCATGAAAGACTTGATTTTCAACACCGGCTCTTTTCGCTCGCCGCTGGCGTAGTAGCCGGTCCACTCGCCGAACGGGCCTTCTTCTTTCAGCTCGTCGGGCAAGACTTCGCCTTCGATCGCGATCTCCGCCGCCGCCGGAATCGGCAGGCCGGTGAACTCGCCGCGGATCACGTCGATTGGCGCGCCTTTGACGCCGCCGGCGTAATCCAGCTCCTGCGACCCCCAGGGGAGGGCGCGCGCCGCGAGGAGGAAAAGCAACGGGTCCTCGCCGAAGGCGATTGCGACTTTGAGCGGCTTGCCGCGGTCGAAATTTTTTTGCCGGTGAATTCGCGCGTGCTTTCCCGGCGAGATGTAAAGCGCGAGCCGGTCGCGGTCGTGGACCATGACGCGGTAGACGCCCATGTTGATCCAGCCTTCGTCCGGATCCTGCGTGATCACGACGTGTGCCGTGCCGATGTAGCGCCCGCCGTCGCGGTCGTGCCAGCGCGGCACCGGGAGCTTCAAGACGTCGATCTTGTTTCCGGTGAAGACGTTTTCCATCACCGGACCGCGATCGACGGTGCGCGGCGGAATCAGAGTCGGATTATTCAAGCGTTCCTTCCACGCGGCGATGAAGCCGTCGCGGGTGATGTCGGTCGGCAGGTTGGTCGTCAGCGCCGCGCGCTTGAGCGACTCGATCATGCCGACGAGAACGCGGTAGCCGGCGGGATAGTCTTTGATGCGGTCGAAGAGCAGCGCGGAGCAGGATGTCCCGCGGCCCGCGACTTCCGTCAGCGCGCCGATCTCCAAGTCCCAGTCGACGCCGTCCAGGCGCGTGAGCTCGCCCATCTTGTCGACTTCCGCGATCCACTCGCGCAAATCCGTGTAGCTCATGTTCTCTCCTTGTCTACTTCCGTTCCAGAAACTAACCGTTTTAACTTTTTCGAGTCTCCTATTGCCTTCTACGAACCGCGGTAGGCGAGCGGCGGCATCTCCATCGCGACACCGGTCTTTTTCAGCGCCGTTTCATAATCGCGTCGGATCTCGGGATCTTCGTCTTCGTATTCGAGCAGCGTCCCGCCTTCACGCGTGTTGGTGCGCACGCCCTCGCGGTTGAGCGCCTTGCCGATGCCGAGAAGGTATTTCCCGGATTGCCCGCTATAGCGGAACGCGAGCTGCCGCGCCTTTTCGCTTCCCGTGTTGAAGTGCTGGTGGAACCAACCCGTCGGCGGGCTCACGACGCTGCCTTCGCGCCAATCGACTTTGACGACCTGATTTTTGCGTTTTGCCAGATAGGGCCGCTCGCCCGCTTCCTG contains:
- a CDS encoding thioredoxin domain-containing protein → MKVLRTVLFLAGVGFPFTAHALDEPLAVIDGVAISSEEVEKGLAGQLSKLEEQIYNLKRQKLDALINEKLLEKEAAKRKLTVPALLDAEVTSKVGLVTEQEIENFYQENKAQVKGEQAEVREKIRTYLQNQKLTAKREEFLRSLRGQAKVVVNLKAPPVQRLEISAQGAPFKGGEKAPVTIVEFTDFHCPFCKRALATLAEIESKYSDKVKIVFRDFPIDQLHPRARSGHEAARCADEQGKFWAYHDKLFDNAPKTSLEDLKGYAKQVEMDVPAFEKCVASGKYKAAVQNDIDEGARLGVTGTPAFFINGRLVSGAQPFESFARVIDDELARGPAR
- the nth gene encoding endonuclease III, producing the protein MNDREIHSAIRILRREVPKWQTPIVTLVAENSESPFQVLISCILSLRTQDTTTAQASRRLFALADTPETMSRLSVQKIEKAIFPVGFYHTKAKVIRDICRTLIKEYSGRVPDEIDELLKLKGVGRKTANLVVTLGYRKPGICVDTHVHRISNRWGYVRTKNPKETEFALRAKLPKQYWLEYNDLLVTFGQHLCRPISPLCSRCPVRKHCARIGVTLSR
- a CDS encoding ATP-binding protein; its protein translation is MARRVKLTIHGKMVIGFAAVICIMIAGHLYMLFEVQALSNEAQSTLNMEVKTVDIAKRMRALLDDEESHARKYVITRDPVYYDLFQEASREFQQLLGTLIRTEAERGNALHQVAEKHHWLSRSIPEPGKPATAGAGSAGIIENAARSERVDSIDRWLAGLIRNSQISIDSSMATFVQSTQRAQLVAAALTLLTILAASAAAWMIARTITRPIGTLVRATLQIGQGHFDPIRVHSHDETALLAESINDMSAKLKRVNEAKADLMHQIVHELRNPLQIIFFARNLLAEQEVGGINGKQLEMLDLIGGNAEKLMSFTDQFLDLAKVEAGMMEYRRAPTDLVALVARAIEDARALASRKDIAIKLMSEPAPQTFADGEKLSQVFGNLLSNAIKYTEQGGSVAVAVFCFDRKIYVAVKDSGIGIDTEELPKLFTKFYQAANASKAHAKGTGLGLALVKAFVEGHGGALYVTSTIGVGSTFTVELPVVEAGQVESLGLAQAV
- a CDS encoding CoA pyrophosphatase, translated to MSVNKIIAALNSRAPQTLGVAGFKLAAVLVPIQQKPDGDHLVLTQRAELLNSHGGQIAFPGGRIDPCDSGPLAAALRESEEEIGLKPVDVRVLGELDQVTAASDYLITPFVGVVPHPYDFRLNEAEARAVFSVPISALLQTGCFKVEPRLSPPDRPYPIYHFYCQGWDIWGATARIILQLLELAYGFKEGDRL
- a CDS encoding UbiD family decarboxylase codes for the protein MDLRAWIGSLEERGELARVKAQVDWDEEIGAITREVSSRYGPALFFENIKDHRSTLCRRLFTNGTGTRERLCRLIGVAEETSYREIVPILKERFSRPVTPVKVATGPVKENIVTGDAIDLYQFPVPKWNPLDGGRYIMTSASVVTMDPDTGRHNAGTYRGMIATKKTISALLATTQGWGEHFTKYKKRGEEMPVAVALGQEPTLFIAASTPVSHTEYEMAGSLSGAPVELVKCETSQLFVPANAEIVIEGRVSPDPKSFEPEGPFSEYPGYYGGKKSPKHTIRVECITHRDDPIFTGCLTGSSPGRTNEGTTWTPAAYSAIAWHYLDQAGVANVTGVWRGKWPEVMRVQIRKTHRGHAQQVASALWGSHISNYTAKHLIVVDEDIDIFDWEAIEWALAFRVNAGMGDISFFPGTSGSMLDPSVPIEERDAVKYGHGKWTRVLIDATINWELEPQEQYGGVRYPPLGTSISPKMAETLKRRWKEYGL
- a CDS encoding extracellular solute-binding protein, coding for MRANPFCVSIVAGLFLLVATASAQINKPGAEWEKVLEAAKKEGRVVASIPPSAELRKGLEEAFTKRYGITLESVPGRGAAVITRIVSEARAGIRYFDLHFGGTESTVRGLLPENILEPIEPYFILPEVKDPKQWWGGHIWIDNAKRWIYSFAAYQSQTLSYNSDLVKAEEIRSFDDYLDPKWQGKIGFSDPRIPGSGASIWSFLLQVKGEEYLKKLAAQKLFLGRDLRLLAESLVKGRTSHTLGIGYTEFAPFIKAGLPIRTLPIPKEGLYATAGYGSLVVLKNGPHPNATKVFANWLLSKEGQEIFTRAMGEATRRLDVETKWMKEFGILAAKDGLTLEQYYRMENQSEDRIYKVREPGAEIAKKLLE
- a CDS encoding UbiD family decarboxylase encodes the protein MSYTDLREWIAEVDKMGELTRLDGVDWDLEIGALTEVAGRGTSCSALLFDRIKDYPAGYRVLVGMIESLKRAALTTNLPTDITRDGFIAAWKERLNNPTLIPPRTVDRGPVMENVFTGNKIDVLKLPVPRWHDRDGGRYIGTAHVVITQDPDEGWINMGVYRVMVHDRDRLALYISPGKHARIHRQKNFDRGKPLKVAIAFGEDPLLFLLAARALPWGSQELDYAGGVKGAPIDVIRGEFTGLPIPAAAEIAIEGEVLPDELKEEGPFGEWTGYYASGERKEPVLKIKSFMHRDNPIITGAPPFRPQAGADSCPALLRAAFIWDSLDKAGVPDVRGVACHQNRFFTAIAIKQRYPGHAKQAAIIAGQCQTGAYLSRYTVVVDDDIDVSDINDVLWAICTRVDPEKSIDIVRRCWSGPLDPIIPRAEKGFSSRAIIDACRPFEWMKDFPPVSGASKELKEKVLAKYGHAIKK